The Dehalogenimonas sp. 4OHTPN genome window below encodes:
- a CDS encoding DUF1801 domain-containing protein → MIEKAPTTIDEFMSGFPATTQVILERLRRLISKLAPEATEAIAYGIPTFRLNGNLVHFSALKNHIGFYPTPSAIEAFKEELQQYRTSKGAVQFPLDRPIPYDLIERMVKFRVNEQRKKAV, encoded by the coding sequence ATGATAGAAAAAGCACCAACGACAATTGATGAATTTATGAGCGGATTTCCTGCTACAACGCAGGTAATCCTCGAGAGGTTGAGGCGACTCATCAGTAAACTTGCCCCGGAAGCCACCGAGGCGATTGCCTACGGCATACCGACATTCCGGCTAAATGGCAACCTGGTCCATTTTTCCGCCTTGAAAAACCATATCGGGTTCTATCCGACACCTTCAGCCATCGAAGCTTTTAAAGAAGAACTCCAGCAATACCGCACCTCGAAGGGTGCTGTTCAGTTCCCCCTCGATCGTCCCATTCCCTATGACCTTATCGAGCGGATGGTGAAATTCAGGGTAAATGAACAGCGCAAGAAGGCTGTTTAG
- the mscL gene encoding large conductance mechanosensitive channel protein MscL: MLKEFKTFIMRGNVVDLAVGIVIGAAFGAIVNSFVSDVLMPPIGLLLGNVDFGNLFVVLKEGATSAPYDSLAAAKAAGAVTINYGVFINALISFLIVAAAIFFFIVRPLNQMAAKQKAKEAAAVSAAPTTKDCPYCATAIPVKAKKCPNCTSGL, encoded by the coding sequence ATGCTCAAAGAATTCAAGACCTTCATCATGCGTGGCAACGTTGTCGATCTGGCGGTAGGTATTGTAATAGGCGCCGCATTCGGGGCAATCGTTAACTCATTTGTTTCCGATGTTTTAATGCCTCCAATCGGTTTACTTCTTGGCAATGTTGATTTCGGCAACCTGTTCGTGGTGTTGAAAGAAGGGGCGACCTCAGCTCCGTACGATTCGTTAGCCGCTGCCAAAGCCGCGGGCGCGGTGACCATCAATTATGGTGTGTTTATCAATGCCCTGATTTCATTTCTCATTGTCGCCGCGGCCATTTTCTTCTTTATTGTTCGGCCTTTGAATCAGATGGCTGCCAAGCAAAAGGCTAAGGAAGCCGCTGCGGTTTCAGCCGCGCCGACGACCAAAGACTGTCCGTATTGCGCTACCGCTATCCCTGTTAAAGCTAAGAAATGCCCCAACTGTACCTCTGGCCTCTAG
- a CDS encoding DUF4332 domain-containing protein: MANIAKIEGIGTKYAEKLNMAGIKTVEALLEKGASRKGRKDLAEKAGISEALVLEWVNRADLFRVKGIGEEFSDLLEAAGVDTVKELALRKPDNLMLKLVEVNEQKKLVRRMPYPAAVADWVKQAKELPRVVEY; encoded by the coding sequence ATGGCGAATATCGCAAAAATTGAAGGCATCGGTACTAAATACGCTGAAAAATTGAATATGGCCGGGATAAAAACAGTCGAAGCCCTGCTTGAAAAAGGCGCCAGCCGGAAAGGTCGGAAGGACCTGGCCGAGAAGGCTGGTATTAGCGAAGCCCTGGTCCTTGAGTGGGTCAACCGGGCTGATTTGTTCCGGGTCAAAGGTATTGGAGAGGAATTCAGCGACCTGCTGGAAGCCGCGGGCGTCGATACCGTCAAAGAACTGGCCTTGCGCAAACCCGACAATTTGATGTTAAAACTCGTAGAAGTCAATGAGCAGAAGAAATTGGTCCGCCGGATGCCGTACCCCGCGGCGGTTGCGGATTGGGTTAAACAAGCTAAAGAACTGCCCCGGGTTGTTGAATATTAA
- a CDS encoding trypsin-like serine protease produces the protein MNKIAARLASVIIGVVLFISSAIPAGAIQNGEFDFNEHPYVCLVVFYDQADRPLWRTTGSLLSPTVVLTAGHGTSGTSTARIWFLNRVTNSSGYPYGGINSYGGVPRTIEGYSSQNSGGLPRFDYHDVGLVILNSPVPAWVISEYAALPAEGLIDTLPMMSAVDLVGYGVTSQEKGKGITPANSWFWDRQRNSAPASIVTSNGVLNSEFLKTTANPAKNRGGATFGDSGGPVLLAGTNLILGINSFVTNPNCDGVTYAQRLDLPDVLDWIYEFLDPSG, from the coding sequence ATGAATAAAATTGCGGCCAGGCTTGCTTCGGTGATAATCGGTGTTGTTCTGTTTATTTCATCTGCGATTCCCGCCGGGGCGATCCAGAATGGTGAGTTTGATTTCAATGAGCACCCGTATGTTTGCCTGGTGGTCTTTTACGATCAGGCCGACCGGCCGCTGTGGCGCACCACGGGATCCCTGCTGTCCCCCACGGTGGTATTAACCGCCGGTCACGGCACTTCTGGTACCTCCACCGCTAGAATTTGGTTCCTGAACCGGGTCACCAATAGTTCAGGATACCCTTACGGAGGTATCAACTCGTACGGGGGCGTACCCAGGACGATTGAAGGCTACTCCAGCCAGAATTCGGGAGGGCTGCCGCGATTTGACTATCACGACGTGGGATTGGTGATTCTAAACTCACCGGTGCCGGCATGGGTCATTTCTGAGTACGCGGCGCTGCCGGCTGAAGGGTTGATTGACACCCTGCCGATGATGTCAGCAGTGGATTTAGTGGGATACGGGGTCACTTCTCAAGAGAAAGGAAAAGGCATCACTCCGGCCAATTCATGGTTTTGGGACCGGCAAAGGAACAGCGCTCCGGCTAGCATCGTCACATCAAACGGCGTTTTGAATTCCGAATTCCTGAAAACAACGGCCAATCCGGCGAAAAACCGCGGCGGGGCGACTTTCGGCGATTCCGGCGGCCCGGTGCTCCTTGCCGGAACGAACCTTATTCTGGGCATCAATTCGTTTGTCACCAACCCTAACTGCGACGGGGTCACTTACGCTCAGCGGTTGGATCTACCGGACGTTCTCGATTGGATCTATGAGTTTTTGGACCCATCCGGGTAA
- a CDS encoding glutaredoxin domain-containing protein: MTQPTKLYGTSWCPHTRRSRGILDRNRIDYSWLDIEADREACAFVERVNRGNRSVPTIVFPDGSIMVEPDDEELVAKCRTFTKFD, encoded by the coding sequence ATGACGCAACCGACCAAGCTCTATGGCACTTCATGGTGCCCCCATACCCGCCGGTCGCGAGGTATTCTCGATCGGAATCGGATCGACTATTCCTGGCTAGATATTGAAGCGGACCGGGAGGCTTGCGCTTTCGTCGAAAGAGTCAACCGTGGTAATCGCAGCGTGCCCACCATCGTTTTCCCTGACGGTTCGATAATGGTCGAACCGGACGATGAAGAACTGGTTGCCAAGTGCCGAACTTTTACCAAATTTGATTGA
- the ruvC gene encoding crossover junction endodeoxyribonuclease RuvC, which translates to MRILGIDPGTRHLGYGIIDSSGPETTFVACGVINCRETLPMTERLVRLYEELGKVIREFGPDCAAVESPFFSENARSAMAIGKAQAVAILAAANSGLSVFEYPPAKIKARISGFGASAKDQVARMVALQLGMTEAPASADAADALACALCHIQEVQTAAVFERRSD; encoded by the coding sequence ATGAGAATTCTGGGTATTGACCCCGGTACCAGGCATCTCGGGTACGGCATTATAGACTCCAGCGGACCGGAAACCACGTTTGTTGCCTGCGGCGTCATCAACTGCCGAGAAACTCTACCCATGACCGAGCGGCTGGTCCGCCTGTACGAGGAGCTGGGCAAAGTCATCAGAGAATTCGGGCCGGATTGCGCCGCGGTCGAGAGCCCGTTTTTTTCGGAAAACGCCCGCTCGGCCATGGCTATCGGTAAAGCCCAGGCTGTTGCCATCCTGGCCGCCGCCAATTCCGGTCTTTCGGTTTTCGAGTACCCTCCGGCAAAAATCAAAGCCCGCATCTCTGGATTCGGTGCCTCTGCCAAAGATCAGGTCGCCCGTATGGTCGCTTTGCAATTGGGTATGACAGAAGCCCCTGCCTCCGCTGATGCCGCGGACGCCCTGGCCTGCGCGCTGTGCCACATACAGGAAGTACAAACCGCGGCCGTGTTTGAGCGTCGTTCGGACTGA
- a CDS encoding YebC/PmpR family DNA-binding transcriptional regulator yields MSGHSKWATIKHQKGAADAKRGQLFTKLSREIIFAAKEGGPDPDMNARLRLAVQKAKDARMPSDNIERAIKKGSGQLEGEVLTELNLEGYGPGGVAVLVQGVSDNRNRTIADVRHIFTKAGGALGEAGCVSWIFETKGSIVVKGGSRDPDELTLEAIDAGADDVKIDEDVLEILTTPDQLEKVRKALEAKKIPIESAGIEKHPKTLVELDEETALQVLKLLSNLEDLDDVQNVYSNADFDPAVIDKFQA; encoded by the coding sequence ATGTCCGGACATTCAAAATGGGCTACCATAAAACACCAGAAGGGCGCCGCCGACGCCAAGCGAGGCCAACTCTTCACCAAGCTGTCCCGCGAAATTATTTTCGCCGCCAAAGAGGGCGGACCCGACCCGGATATGAATGCCCGGTTACGGCTGGCGGTGCAGAAAGCCAAAGACGCGCGGATGCCCTCCGACAATATCGAGCGGGCTATCAAAAAAGGCTCAGGTCAGCTTGAGGGCGAGGTCTTAACCGAACTCAATCTGGAAGGCTACGGGCCGGGCGGTGTGGCGGTACTGGTGCAGGGAGTATCCGACAATCGCAACCGCACTATCGCCGATGTCCGCCACATTTTCACCAAAGCCGGAGGGGCCTTGGGCGAAGCCGGCTGTGTTTCGTGGATTTTTGAAACCAAGGGCAGCATCGTGGTCAAAGGCGGCAGCCGCGATCCTGATGAACTGACTCTCGAAGCCATCGACGCCGGAGCCGACGACGTCAAAATCGACGAAGACGTACTGGAAATCCTCACTACTCCCGATCAGTTGGAAAAAGTAAGGAAAGCGCTCGAAGCCAAAAAGATCCCGATCGAGAGCGCCGGCATTGAAAAGCATCCCAAAACTCTGGTTGAACTCGATGAAGAGACCGCGCTGCAGGTTCTCAAGCTGCTGTCCAACCTTGAAGATCTGGATGACGTCCAAAACGTTTACTCTAACGCCGACTTTGACCCTGCTGTAATTGATAAATTCCAGGCTTGA